A stretch of Campylobacter showae DNA encodes these proteins:
- a CDS encoding DUF3137 domain-containing protein, which yields MDDLVLLELERQKVLRSLFRLKLTCVFVAAAAAWLLYLAAQNAALSAVAFVVCGTAMYYFFESIFTDSFTFKFKRKVVRSIVEDCGLTYYPGDYVESDYLYMIYDFDIDKYSGNDLIFGQIEGMRVKFSDVEAISIKEDLHGNKTHRVLFAGILFVADFPKRLKGVTQICSGTDDFKDYGGKRARMDDAEFERLFRVYTTDQIEARYALTPSLMENLKLLKTRFHRPINIVLIGDKICMAIRTGRDNFEPDLRRPLVGKGANRFYKDEIGGFLRIVEELRLNRKIWLD from the coding sequence ATGGACGATCTGGTCTTGCTAGAGCTTGAGCGACAAAAGGTTTTGCGCTCGCTTTTTAGGCTAAAGCTCACCTGCGTCTTTGTCGCCGCCGCGGCGGCTTGGCTGCTATATCTAGCCGCGCAAAACGCCGCCCTTAGCGCGGTCGCGTTTGTGGTCTGCGGGACTGCGATGTACTATTTTTTCGAGAGTATTTTTACCGATAGCTTTACGTTTAAATTTAAGCGAAAGGTCGTGAGGAGCATCGTGGAGGACTGCGGTCTCACGTATTATCCGGGCGACTACGTAGAGAGCGATTATCTTTATATGATTTATGATTTCGACATCGACAAATACTCGGGCAACGACCTGATTTTCGGACAGATAGAGGGCATGCGGGTTAAATTTAGCGACGTAGAGGCGATAAGTATCAAAGAGGATCTACACGGAAACAAGACGCATAGAGTACTTTTTGCGGGGATTTTATTTGTCGCGGATTTTCCTAAACGGCTAAAGGGTGTTACGCAAATTTGTAGCGGGACGGATGATTTTAAGGACTACGGCGGCAAGCGCGCGAGGATGGACGACGCGGAGTTTGAGCGGCTATTTCGCGTCTATACGACCGATCAGATCGAGGCTAGATATGCGCTCACGCCTAGCCTGATGGAAAATCTAAAGCTACTAAAAACGAGATTTCATCGCCCGATAAACATCGTGCTAATAGGCGATAAAATCTGCATGGCGATCCGTACGGGGCGCGATAACTTCGAGCCTGATCTGCGCCGTCCGCTCGTTGGCAAAGGGGCGAATAGATTTTACAAAGACGAGATCGGCGGCTTTTTGCGTATCGTCGAGGAGCTGCGGCTAAACCGTAAAATTTGGCTGGACTAG
- a CDS encoding LemA family protein: protein MYIVLGIIAVLALIVISVYNSLVGKRNQVSNIRSGVDTQLKRRFDLIPNLVATVKQYITHERELLENISALRSGIQKAAGDEQRFALNGELSNLISKLNVVVENYPELKANENVMHLQKTLNEIEEQISAARRAYNAAVTDYNNAVEMFPSNLVASWARFNKAAFFEVPKGQDDPHDVHELFNR from the coding sequence ATGTACATCGTCCTAGGTATCATCGCCGTTCTCGCACTCATCGTCATCTCGGTCTACAACTCGCTAGTGGGCAAGCGCAACCAAGTCTCAAACATCAGATCGGGCGTCGATACGCAGCTAAAAAGGCGCTTTGACCTCATCCCAAACCTCGTCGCCACCGTCAAGCAATACATCACGCACGAGCGCGAGCTGCTAGAAAACATCTCCGCGCTTAGAAGCGGTATCCAAAAGGCAGCAGGCGACGAGCAGAGATTTGCACTCAACGGCGAGCTGTCAAACCTCATCTCAAAGCTCAACGTCGTCGTCGAGAACTACCCCGAGCTCAAAGCCAACGAAAACGTCATGCACCTGCAAAAGACGCTAAACGAGATCGAGGAACAGATCTCCGCCGCGCGACGCGCCTACAACGCCGCAGTGACCGACTATAACAACGCCGTGGAGATGTTTCCTTCAAATCTCGTCGCTAGCTGGGCGAGGTTTAATAAGGCGGCGTTTTTCGAGGTGCCGAAAGGTCAAGACGATCCGCACGACGTGCACGAGCTTTTTAATCGCTAA
- a CDS encoding TonB-dependent receptor plug domain-containing protein, whose amino-acid sequence MKKTASLLVAAAALNLPLSHWAASRDANQDSLNLTALKALNLSTLNAAEVVLDKVEVSADANATKEPGKLTRADMDLITSKNHGITDLLKGNPNAAFSAKNAKSVRAGELAPQDISINGASYYQNNFTLDGASINNDLDPKKRTWNNHNNIWSDSTIGSQAMSVDTDLLGSVEVLDSAVSARYGGFQGGAVNAKTRDPKSGFHGVLSYSYTGGDWSKIYKDASAEQRYDDGDLADMSDFKKRRYRVGAEGYLTQNFGLLLNYSRHRSVIENHYNKKQINQNLYSFPNDRQTNDNLFVKGVWGVSDKFTLKPSFLYSRLDNYTSAKRYLDSQLTLKYGGYVATLEAQADLEGVFLEQTLSYSASQNSRDYEHDTEYYTYKSSNVKNWSTSGSAGIGGYNDFTQKQNTLSYKFDASMKEFDAFSAVHLIKSGFELTRQIGGYEIPKTYVHNSIPKSLTGACEPGDKTCVIDDSFASQGAVGQYLSKKIYYYAVKTKATQTNLALYLEDEMRFGAFKFRPGLRIERNGDNNDVNLAPRLLAEYEFADKNFVGLGLNRYYGRNFFAYKMYNGIYKMSKTCTRGSYGAPYVCGDYDSDRYPIRGLKTPYDDEFSAYYRGDVGNARLNLKYVRRQGRDEVAMKYVREPLAGYGNGYSIFTNEGQSKRDIVTLSAANIAPIEIWGVKNDFEGSLSFTKQSRSFMDYEDDEMNDDVSYNGKIIKKSELPVVDYHVPFTAKFRHSAKFSGFSVSNFINYTSKTDALLGGWNRARGMYVYERQKLPAYATWDMRIGYERRLAGDFRAFINLDINNLLNKKFIASNEGSYYEYGLGRNFWLEAGMKW is encoded by the coding sequence ATGAAAAAAACGGCTAGCCTTTTGGTAGCGGCCGCGGCGTTAAATTTGCCGCTTTCGCATTGGGCAGCGAGTCGCGACGCTAATCAAGACTCTTTAAATTTAACCGCTTTAAAGGCGTTAAATTTAAGTACGCTAAACGCTGCGGAGGTCGTGCTAGATAAAGTCGAGGTCAGCGCCGACGCCAACGCTACGAAAGAGCCCGGAAAACTAACGCGCGCGGATATGGATCTGATAACGTCTAAAAATCACGGCATAACCGATCTTTTAAAAGGCAATCCAAACGCCGCCTTTAGCGCAAAAAACGCCAAAAGCGTGCGTGCGGGCGAGCTGGCTCCGCAAGATATCAGCATAAACGGCGCGAGCTACTATCAAAACAACTTTACCCTAGACGGCGCAAGCATAAATAACGACCTAGACCCTAAAAAACGCACGTGGAATAACCACAACAACATCTGGAGCGACAGCACGATAGGCTCGCAGGCTATGAGCGTAGATACGGATCTGTTAGGTAGCGTCGAGGTGCTAGATAGCGCGGTCTCGGCTAGGTACGGCGGCTTTCAAGGAGGTGCCGTAAACGCTAAAACCAGAGACCCTAAAAGCGGCTTTCACGGCGTGCTTAGCTACTCTTATACGGGCGGGGATTGGAGCAAAATTTATAAAGACGCCTCCGCCGAGCAAAGATACGACGACGGCGATCTAGCCGATATGAGCGACTTTAAAAAGCGCAGGTATAGAGTCGGCGCCGAGGGGTATTTGACGCAGAATTTCGGCCTTTTGCTAAACTACTCGAGGCACCGCTCCGTCATAGAAAACCACTACAACAAAAAGCAGATAAATCAAAATTTATACTCGTTTCCAAACGACAGGCAGACTAATGATAATCTTTTCGTAAAAGGCGTTTGGGGCGTGAGCGATAAATTTACGCTAAAGCCGAGCTTTTTGTACTCTAGGCTAGATAACTACACCTCCGCCAAGCGCTACCTAGACTCTCAGCTCACGCTAAAATACGGCGGTTACGTCGCGACTCTCGAGGCGCAGGCCGATCTTGAGGGGGTATTTTTAGAGCAGACGCTTAGCTACTCCGCCTCGCAAAACAGCCGCGACTATGAGCATGATACCGAGTATTATACCTACAAATCCTCAAACGTCAAAAACTGGAGTACGAGCGGGAGTGCGGGCATCGGCGGGTATAACGACTTTACCCAAAAGCAGAATACTCTCTCGTATAAATTTGATGCGAGCATGAAAGAATTTGACGCTTTTAGCGCGGTGCATCTGATAAAATCGGGCTTTGAGCTAACTAGGCAAATCGGCGGTTACGAGATACCCAAAACCTACGTTCACAACAGCATCCCAAAGTCGCTAACGGGCGCGTGCGAGCCGGGGGATAAAACTTGCGTCATAGACGATAGCTTCGCATCCCAGGGCGCGGTCGGTCAATATCTATCGAAAAAAATCTACTACTACGCCGTAAAAACCAAGGCTACGCAAACCAATCTCGCCCTTTATCTCGAAGACGAGATGAGGTTTGGCGCGTTTAAATTTCGCCCCGGACTTCGCATCGAGCGAAACGGCGATAATAACGACGTAAATTTGGCCCCGAGGTTGCTAGCCGAGTATGAATTCGCGGATAAAAATTTTGTAGGACTCGGGTTAAACCGCTACTACGGACGAAATTTTTTCGCGTACAAGATGTATAACGGCATCTATAAAATGAGTAAAACTTGCACTAGAGGTTCATACGGCGCACCCTACGTGTGCGGCGATTACGATAGCGACCGTTACCCGATCAGAGGGCTAAAGACGCCTTACGACGACGAATTTAGCGCGTATTATCGCGGCGACGTCGGCAACGCGAGGCTAAATCTCAAATACGTAAGACGCCAAGGCCGCGACGAAGTAGCGATGAAATACGTAAGAGAGCCGCTAGCAGGCTACGGAAACGGATATTCTATATTTACCAACGAGGGGCAAAGCAAGCGCGACATCGTAACCTTAAGCGCGGCAAACATCGCTCCGATCGAAATTTGGGGCGTAAAAAACGATTTTGAAGGCTCGCTAAGCTTTACTAAGCAAAGCAGGAGCTTTATGGATTACGAAGACGACGAGATGAATGACGACGTCTCGTATAACGGTAAAATCATCAAAAAAAGCGAACTACCTGTCGTTGATTACCATGTGCCTTTTACCGCCAAATTTCGCCACTCGGCTAAATTTAGCGGCTTTAGCGTTTCAAATTTCATAAACTATACGAGCAAAACGGACGCGCTACTAGGCGGCTGGAATAGGGCGCGCGGGATGTACGTCTACGAGCGCCAAAAGCTACCCGCATACGCGACGTGGGATATGCGTATAGGTTACGAAAGGCGGCTGGCCGGCGATTTTCGAGCGTTTATAAATCTTGACATAAATAATCTTTTAAACAAAAAATTTATCGCCTCAAACGAAGGTAGCTACTACGAGTACGGCCTTGGCCGCAACTTTTGGCTGGAAGCGGGTATGAAGTGGTGA
- a CDS encoding heavy-metal-associated domain-containing protein, whose translation MKKLALALVLCTAAFADKTLVYEIPNMACVSCYEVITQTLNKLKGVKKFDVNLEAKTADIVVEDDFAENTVVEALKKQGYQAVLKSEK comes from the coding sequence ATGAAAAAGCTAGCTCTAGCGCTGGTGCTTTGCACGGCGGCATTTGCGGACAAGACTTTGGTTTACGAGATCCCCAATATGGCCTGCGTGAGCTGCTACGAGGTCATCACGCAGACGTTAAATAAGCTTAAGGGCGTAAAGAAATTTGATGTAAATTTGGAAGCTAAAACGGCCGACATCGTCGTCGAGGACGACTTTGCCGAAAATACGGTCGTAGAAGCGCTCAAAAAACAAGGCTATCAGGCGGTTTTAAAGTCTGAAAAATAA
- a CDS encoding heavy-metal-associated domain-containing protein: protein MKKILLLAAICGSVFAQQTYELNVPNMNCGGCAKKIEDAAKGVKGVTAVSFDLKSKDVNITADSGVNVMDIVHAIQAKKYKVGIKE from the coding sequence ATGAAGAAAATTTTACTTTTAGCGGCGATTTGCGGCAGCGTTTTTGCGCAGCAAACCTACGAACTAAACGTACCGAATATGAACTGCGGCGGTTGCGCCAAGAAAATCGAAGATGCCGCAAAAGGCGTCAAGGGCGTCACCGCAGTGAGCTTTGACCTAAAAAGCAAAGACGTAAATATCACAGCAGATAGCGGCGTAAACGTGATGGACATCGTGCACGCGATCCAAGCCAAAAAATACAAAGTCGGTATCAAAGAATGA
- the typA gene encoding translational GTPase TypA: MEKIRNIAVIAHVDHGKTTMVDELLKQSGTFNEHQAVGERVMDSNDIERERGITILSKNTAIRYKDTKINIIDTPGHADFGGEVERVLKMVDGVLLLVDAQEGVMPQTKFVVKKALSLGLRPIVVVNKIDKPAADPDRVINEIFDLFVALEANDEQLEFPVVYAAARNGYAKLNLADENVNMQPLFETILSHVPAPSGDINNPLQLQVFTLDYDNYVGKIGIARIFNGKISKNQNVMLAKADGTKTTGRISKLIGFLGLERRDIDEAQVGDIVAIAGFEALDVGDSVVDPNSPMPLDPLKIEEPTLSVVFSVNDSPLAGTEGKHVTSNKIDERLSGEMKTNIAMRYENIGEGKFKVSGRGELQITILAENMRREGFEFCLGRPEVIVKEIEGVRCEPFELLVCDVPDEFSGTVIEKLGRRKAEMVSMNPTGDGQTRIEFEIPARGLIGFRSQFLTDTKGEGIMNHSFLEFRPLIGSVEHRSNGALVSMENGVTLAYSLWNLQDRGILFVDPQTKTYVGMIIGEHSRPNDLDVNPIKGKNLTNVRASGSDDAIKLVPPRKLSLERALEWIEEDELVEVTPTNIRVRKRYLDPTMRRRMAKTKE, translated from the coding sequence TTGGAAAAGATACGAAACATCGCCGTCATCGCTCACGTCGATCACGGCAAAACTACGATGGTTGACGAGCTTTTGAAACAATCGGGTACCTTTAACGAGCACCAAGCCGTCGGCGAACGCGTGATGGACAGCAACGACATCGAGCGCGAGCGCGGCATCACGATCCTATCAAAAAACACAGCAATCCGCTACAAAGACACTAAGATCAACATCATCGACACCCCGGGCCACGCCGATTTTGGCGGTGAGGTGGAGCGCGTACTAAAGATGGTCGATGGCGTTTTGCTACTCGTAGACGCACAAGAAGGCGTAATGCCGCAGACTAAATTCGTCGTGAAAAAGGCGCTCTCGCTCGGTCTTCGTCCGATCGTCGTCGTAAATAAAATCGACAAACCCGCAGCCGATCCCGATCGCGTGATAAACGAGATTTTCGACCTTTTCGTAGCGCTTGAGGCAAACGACGAGCAGCTAGAGTTCCCGGTCGTTTATGCAGCAGCTAGAAACGGCTACGCGAAGCTAAATTTGGCCGACGAAAACGTAAATATGCAGCCGCTTTTCGAGACGATCCTGTCTCACGTTCCAGCTCCTAGCGGCGATATAAACAATCCTTTGCAGCTTCAGGTTTTCACGCTTGATTACGACAATTACGTCGGTAAAATCGGTATCGCACGTATATTCAATGGTAAAATTTCCAAAAACCAAAACGTGATGCTCGCTAAAGCCGACGGCACGAAAACTACGGGCAGAATTTCAAAACTCATCGGCTTTTTGGGTCTTGAGCGCCGCGACATTGACGAGGCGCAGGTGGGCGATATCGTAGCGATAGCGGGCTTTGAGGCGCTGGACGTCGGCGATAGCGTCGTAGATCCAAACTCCCCTATGCCGCTTGATCCGCTAAAAATCGAGGAGCCTACGCTTAGCGTCGTATTTAGCGTAAACGACAGTCCGCTAGCAGGCACCGAGGGTAAGCACGTAACCTCAAACAAGATCGACGAGCGCTTATCGGGCGAGATGAAAACCAATATCGCGATGCGCTACGAAAACATCGGCGAGGGTAAATTTAAGGTTAGCGGCCGCGGCGAGCTACAGATAACGATTTTGGCTGAAAATATGCGCCGCGAGGGCTTTGAGTTTTGTCTCGGACGTCCTGAGGTTATCGTTAAGGAGATCGAGGGCGTGCGCTGCGAGCCGTTTGAGCTACTAGTATGCGACGTGCCGGACGAGTTTAGCGGTACCGTGATCGAAAAACTAGGACGTAGAAAGGCCGAGATGGTCTCGATGAACCCGACCGGCGACGGACAGACCAGGATCGAGTTTGAGATCCCTGCGCGCGGACTCATCGGCTTTAGAAGCCAGTTTTTGACCGATACGAAGGGCGAGGGCATCATGAACCACAGCTTCCTTGAGTTCCGTCCGCTCATCGGTAGCGTCGAGCACCGCAGCAACGGCGCTTTAGTGTCGATGGAAAACGGCGTAACGCTAGCATATAGCCTCTGGAACCTACAAGATCGCGGCATACTTTTTGTCGATCCACAGACCAAGACCTACGTGGGTATGATCATCGGCGAGCACAGTCGTCCAAACGACCTAGACGTAAACCCGATCAAGGGCAAAAACCTAACCAACGTACGCGCTAGCGGCTCCGACGACGCTATCAAGCTCGTACCGCCTAGAAAGCTAAGCCTAGAACGCGCTTTGGAGTGGATCGAGGAGGATGAGCTAGTCGAAGTCACGCCGACAAACATACGCGTACGTAAACGCTATCTAGATCCTACTATGCGCCGTAGAATGGCAAAAACCAAAGAATAA
- a CDS encoding flagellar hook-length control protein FliK: protein MQTTQNDILSFDASIKGGVKKQSKSSQKGGREDGAFLSMVLDAAAKKGENLSEKDLKEIAKAVNLSAQTAQNQQTKAPIQSTDVKEILGEEAAENLFENATFMQLLQILEMLSGGEKISKFPNFENRLAKALSSETTLNELRGAKNLNELIEIANKLNLGLENIEVTQAQADELGEKFPNLAKKDFFEPVTPKKNFAFSELKNKVEETISASEPEPKDTLNKLLAAVQEEQNKAQPKDANAKAQDAQNLAQNSKIIKEAVKNDGEKETNLKDEKPNLKAEGDLNLTAAKSEKSVLDQDSKKINLQNLLFPERESAEEQVLTETQSDNSENSELNAMVKDVISNAKAQSRNFQAVRETFDNFSSNLKEQVAAYKSPFMRFNITLNPLNLGEVEITMVNRGNNLHINFNSNTQTMNLFLQNQAEFKNSLVNMGFTELEMNFSDQNQPKKEQGQKSYKGSKFGSDDAEQSEASAPSLELVVPRYV from the coding sequence ATGCAGACTACTCAAAACGATATTTTGTCCTTTGACGCGAGCATCAAAGGCGGCGTGAAAAAGCAGAGCAAAAGCTCGCAAAAAGGCGGTAGAGAAGACGGCGCATTTCTCTCTATGGTGCTAGACGCGGCCGCTAAAAAGGGCGAAAATTTAAGCGAAAAAGATCTAAAAGAGATAGCAAAAGCCGTAAATTTATCCGCTCAAACAGCTCAAAATCAGCAAACCAAAGCGCCCATCCAAAGCACAGACGTAAAAGAAATTTTAGGCGAGGAAGCGGCGGAAAATTTATTTGAAAACGCGACTTTTATGCAGCTTTTGCAAATTTTGGAGATGCTTAGCGGCGGCGAGAAAATCAGCAAATTTCCAAATTTCGAAAACCGCTTAGCCAAAGCGCTCTCAAGCGAAACGACGCTAAACGAGCTAAGGGGAGCCAAAAATCTAAACGAGCTAATAGAGATCGCAAATAAGCTAAATTTGGGTCTAGAAAATATCGAAGTGACGCAAGCCCAGGCTGACGAACTGGGCGAGAAATTTCCAAATTTGGCGAAAAAAGATTTCTTTGAACCCGTAACTCCTAAGAAAAATTTTGCATTTAGCGAACTAAAAAACAAGGTCGAAGAGACGATAAGCGCAAGCGAGCCGGAGCCCAAAGATACGCTAAATAAACTACTCGCCGCCGTACAAGAAGAGCAAAACAAAGCCCAGCCCAAAGACGCCAATGCAAAAGCGCAAGACGCACAAAATTTGGCTCAAAACTCCAAAATCATAAAAGAAGCGGTAAAAAACGATGGCGAAAAAGAGACAAATTTAAAAGACGAGAAACCAAACCTCAAAGCCGAAGGCGATCTAAATTTAACCGCCGCAAAAAGCGAAAAATCTGTGCTCGACCAAGACTCTAAAAAGATAAATTTACAAAATTTACTATTTCCGGAGCGCGAGAGCGCCGAGGAACAAGTTTTGACCGAGACCCAAAGCGATAACAGCGAAAACAGCGAGCTAAACGCGATGGTAAAAGACGTTATATCAAACGCTAAAGCGCAAAGCAGAAATTTCCAGGCCGTGCGCGAGACGTTTGACAACTTTAGCTCAAATTTGAAAGAGCAAGTCGCAGCATATAAATCGCCGTTTATGCGCTTTAACATCACGCTAAATCCGCTAAATTTGGGCGAAGTCGAGATCACGATGGTAAATCGCGGCAACAATCTGCACATAAATTTTAACTCAAACACGCAGACGATGAACCTCTTTTTACAAAATCAGGCCGAGTTTAAAAACAGCCTCGTAAATATGGGCTTTACCGAGCTTGAGATGAACTTTAGCGATCAAAATCAGCCCAAAAAAGAGCAAGGACAAAAGAGCTACAAAGGCTCCAAATTTGGCTCCGACGACGCCGAGCAAAGCGAAGCGTCCGCGCCTAGTTTAGAGCTCGTAGTTCCGCGCTACGTGTAA
- a CDS encoding flagellar basal body rod modification protein — MSNGLETNNFTVNNQAAKKSADALQKAAGTNPNAQLDKDAFMKLLLTELQYQDPTSPMDTEKMLTQTSQLASLEMQENTNKMMQKLADQLKNSTNMYAVGVLGKMAKIGDSGIVKEEGAGVKFAGFLESAAKGGTINIRDNTGKLVRTLEFGEAKAGANTFEWDGKDSAGNDAKAGTYSVEINYVDQAGKAKSGGVGNYLVEGVKFIDGVAQVKVGGQYVSIDKVKEFTEPSKG, encoded by the coding sequence ATGTCAAACGGACTAGAAACCAATAACTTTACGGTAAACAACCAAGCCGCTAAAAAATCAGCGGACGCCCTACAAAAGGCCGCAGGCACCAATCCAAACGCCCAGCTAGACAAGGACGCTTTTATGAAACTTCTTTTGACCGAGCTTCAGTATCAAGACCCGACAAGTCCTATGGACACGGAAAAAATGCTAACCCAAACTAGCCAGCTAGCCTCGCTTGAGATGCAAGAAAATACGAATAAAATGATGCAAAAGCTAGCCGACCAGCTAAAAAATAGCACAAATATGTACGCCGTCGGAGTGCTCGGCAAGATGGCTAAAATCGGCGACAGCGGCATAGTAAAAGAAGAAGGCGCAGGCGTCAAATTTGCAGGATTTTTAGAAAGCGCGGCAAAAGGCGGCACGATAAACATAAGAGACAATACCGGCAAACTTGTAAGAACACTGGAGTTTGGCGAAGCAAAAGCGGGAGCAAATACCTTTGAGTGGGACGGCAAGGATAGCGCAGGCAACGACGCAAAAGCAGGCACCTACTCGGTAGAGATAAACTACGTCGATCAAGCAGGCAAAGCCAAAAGCGGCGGCGTAGGCAACTATCTCGTAGAGGGCGTCAAATTTATCGACGGCGTCGCACAGGTAAAGGTCGGCGGACAATACGTCAGCATCGACAAAGTCAAAGAATTTACCGAGCCGTCAAAAGGATAA
- a CDS encoding flagellar hook-basal body complex protein, whose protein sequence is MVRSLYNGVSGVRTQGFSMDVWANNIANINNVGFTASIPEFKSIFYQTSFAAGNNPTQDQVGLGATGMTTALSFYKQGPFMKTDNVLDMAIGGKGFFGVTNGSGTYYTRAGSFGVDKERYLVTNQGNYVLGTQNTLTQVTPSQGAIEAFGRVNGRAAVTQAYTLGADTTDLDVGDIGSQGKIRLPEFLYLPTKPTSKVTFKGNLDSSFKTEPTTLPVDNATYNSSIDNPSRTINLRGRVTADDTITRPRKGDMVTVTVTDANGKTAEFSAPIDENGNWSISQKFERDFDLTTAPNLTAKINTTKEAANQEKFVTELLNADGTKNKLELTLTKRVPQSANGTVWDAAATVKDASGAVVSNTNGELNFDHEGRLVNSTLSALDNNGSQVELDFGTPVAAGQIYSGVTSTSQAKSISIAQDGVREGILKDYYTNDSGNILAQFTNGQVRSVGKVALYHFQNEQGLAKMGDNIYSQSANSGAAFFYKDAGGKSIYGAKLASSMLEQSNVDLAQALTEVIVTQKAYDANAKSITTSNEMLQRAIELKR, encoded by the coding sequence ATGGTAAGAAGCCTATATAACGGCGTTAGCGGAGTCAGAACACAGGGGTTTAGCATGGATGTTTGGGCGAACAACATCGCCAACATAAACAACGTCGGCTTTACCGCTTCGATACCCGAATTTAAGAGCATTTTTTATCAAACATCCTTTGCCGCGGGCAATAATCCGACGCAGGACCAAGTAGGCCTGGGTGCGACAGGCATGACGACGGCGCTTAGCTTTTACAAGCAGGGCCCATTTATGAAAACCGATAACGTCCTAGATATGGCGATCGGCGGCAAGGGGTTTTTCGGAGTAACGAACGGCTCTGGCACATACTATACGCGCGCCGGAAGCTTTGGTGTAGATAAAGAAAGATATCTCGTAACAAATCAAGGCAACTACGTCCTAGGCACGCAAAATACGCTAACGCAGGTGACTCCAAGCCAGGGCGCGATAGAGGCTTTCGGTAGAGTAAACGGACGAGCCGCAGTCACGCAGGCCTACACTCTGGGCGCCGATACTACAGACCTTGATGTCGGCGACATCGGCTCTCAGGGCAAGATCCGCCTGCCTGAGTTTTTGTATCTACCAACCAAACCGACTTCAAAGGTGACTTTTAAAGGAAATCTCGACTCATCTTTTAAAACCGAGCCAACCACTTTGCCAGTCGATAACGCTACATATAATAGCAGCATAGATAACCCCTCTAGAACCATAAATTTACGCGGGCGAGTCACGGCTGACGATACGATAACCCGCCCTAGAAAAGGCGATATGGTTACCGTAACGGTAACCGACGCAAACGGTAAAACGGCTGAATTTAGCGCTCCAATCGACGAAAACGGCAACTGGAGTATAAGTCAAAAATTTGAAAGGGATTTTGACCTAACGACCGCTCCAAATTTGACTGCAAAAATAAACACTACTAAAGAAGCGGCAAATCAAGAAAAATTCGTAACCGAGCTTTTAAATGCAGACGGCACGAAAAATAAACTCGAGCTAACGCTAACAAAACGCGTACCTCAGAGCGCTAACGGTACGGTTTGGGATGCGGCGGCGACCGTAAAAGACGCAAGCGGCGCAGTAGTCTCAAATACTAACGGCGAGCTAAATTTCGATCACGAAGGTAGACTTGTTAACTCTACTTTAAGCGCTCTAGATAATAACGGCTCGCAAGTCGAGCTAGACTTCGGCACTCCTGTGGCTGCGGGTCAAATTTACTCAGGCGTCACTAGCACGTCTCAAGCCAAAAGTATCTCGATCGCGCAAGACGGCGTACGAGAGGGTATTTTAAAGGATTATTACACCAACGATTCGGGAAATATTTTGGCGCAGTTTACAAACGGTCAAGTCCGCTCCGTCGGCAAAGTCGCTCTCTATCACTTCCAAAACGAGCAAGGCCTTGCAAAAATGGGCGATAATATCTATTCGCAAAGCGCGAATTCTGGCGCGGCATTTTTCTATAAAGATGCAGGCGGCAAAAGCATCTACGGCGCCAAACTAGCTAGCAGCATGCTCGAGCAGTCAAACGTCGATCTAGCCCAGGCTCTAACCGAGGTCATCGTCACGCAAAAAGCCTACGACGCTAACGCCAAGAGCATAACGACTAGCAACGAAATGCTCCAGCGCGCAATCGAGCTAAAGCGCTAA